One window from the genome of Cryptomeria japonica chromosome 6, Sugi_1.0, whole genome shotgun sequence encodes:
- the LOC131049374 gene encoding mitochondrial phosphate carrier protein 2, mitochondrial, producing MAMMKKHQCETIVPSHLYYSSGKVENPFMVASPSEPNKIAMFSPAYYGASAIGGILSCGPTHTAVTPLDVIKCSMQIDPVKYKNISSSFRVMMREQGLKGFSRGWAPTFLGYSAQGGFKYGFYEFFKKYYSDIAGAEYAAKYKTLIYLAGSASAEVIADVALCPFEAVKVRVQTKPGFARGLSDGLPKLVRSEGLLGLYKGIGPLWARQIPYTMMKFASFENTVELLYKHVVPKPKEQCSAPLQVGVSFTAGYIAGILCAVISHPADNLVSFLNNSQGATVAQAVQKMGLVGLCTRGLPLRILMVGSLTGVQWGIYDSFKVFVGLPTTGGSTNQTSTEEYKE from the exons ATGGCCATGATGAAGAAGCATCAGTGTGAAACTATTGTTCCAAGTCATCTGTATTATTCATCTGGTAAAGTTGAGAATCCTTTTATGGTAGCATCACCTAGTGAGCCCAATAAGATTGCCATGTTCAGTCCAGCATATTATGGTGCATCTGCCATTGGAGGAATTCTCAGTTGTGGGCCTACTCATACCGCCGTTACCCCTCTAGATGTTATCAAATGTAGCATGCAG ATTGATCCTGTAAAATACAAAAATATCTCTAGTAGTTTTCGGGTAATGATGAGAGAGCAAGGATTGAAGGGGTTTTCCAGGGGATGGGCTCCAACTTTTTTGGGGTACAGTGCACAAGGGGGCTTCAAATATGGATTCTATGAGTTCTTTAAGAAATATTATTCAGATATTGCGGGTGCAGAGTATGCTGCAAAGTACAAGACATTGATCTACCTGGCAGGCTCAGCTTCTGCAGAGGTCATTGCTGATGTTGCTCTCTGCCCTTTTGAGGCAGTAAAAGTGAGGGTGCAGACAAAACCAGGCTTTGCCAGAGGCTTATCTGATGGCCTACCCAAATTAGTCAGATCAGAGGGACTGCTTGG TTTGTACAAGGGCATTGGACCACTATGGGCTCGTCAAATACCTT ACACAATGATGAAGTTTGCATCATTTGAAAATACAGTAGAGCTGTTGTACAAGCATGTTGTCCCTAAACCAAAGGAGCAATGTAGTGCCCCACTTCAAGTGGGTGTAAGTTTTACAGCAGGATATATTGCTGGAATATTGTGTGCTGTCATTTCCCATCCTGCAGATAACCTTGTTTCATTTCTTAACAATTCTCAGGGTGCTACTGTGGCACAG GCTGTGCAAAAAATGGGGCTAGTAGGTCTTTGCACTCGAGGTCTTCCTttgagaattcttatggttggatcaCTTACTGGAGTACAATGGGGAATATATGATTCCTTCAAAGTGTTTGTTGGCCT ACCAACCACAGGCGGTAGTACAAACCAAACCAGCACAGAGGAATATAAAGAGTGA